The genomic window AGAAATAAGGCAGTTTATGATGGTATTGCCGACGATTTTTTCATTAAAGCTGCAGGAAAGATGGTTTCAACTTTCAAGAATCCTAAATCTGGATCGGGATTTGAGAATGTAATGACGGCAATAAAAACGTCAAAAGAAACACTAGATATGTACAATGATAATAGACAATATTTTAGTCCTCAAAGGTCGGCATGGAGAACAACAGATGCAACAATAATTGCGGCATATGGTGCACCGGTGGCAACGGCAATAGGAACAAGATTTCATATACCAATTACAACTGGTGCCGCAGCTGTTGTTGGTTTAGAGAACATGTCTGACAATAAGGATGTCGAACCAGGAACATACGTTTCGGGTAAAAAGGCATATATTCAAACAATGAAGACATATAATGAGCAAGTTGAACACATGTATCCAAATATGGAGGGGAACACTAAGTGATAAACAGTAAAATTATTCAAGAAGATTTATCAGATAGACACTGGATAATGCCGTTTCCTAAGATATTTAGGATTGATGATGATTTATATATTGTGGATTTTTTATCAAATTGGAAAACTTATTTTTTTCCATTTTTTGTTTGGCACATGAATAGTTTTAAGTGTACAAAAGTTTCGTTAACGGATAATCCAAATTTTATTATACAGTTTGGAAAAGCCAATCAAAAATATATGCCTGTGCTTACCATATTTTATTATATTTGTCAGTTTATGGTTTTACGAATGATTGGTCAATTTGGATATGCAATATCAATAGATGGAGAGGAACAAACTTATTGGGTTCCGTTTGTCTTGATTATTATTGGAATACCTCTGTTTTCAGTGACAAACAAGATATTTATATCATTATTGTCTTACTTTTGGGGAGTGAAAAAGGTTGGAGAAACTATAAGAATCAAACTCAAACCGATAAACTACACTATTGCTAATCCAATAAATGTAGCACTTGGAACTTTGATTATGACTGGGACAGTGTATTATTTGATGATGTCAAATGGAGCAGGAACGGATACACTTTTATACATTTTATCTGCATTGATTATTTCATCTGGTTGTATACTTGTTGATGTGCATTCCAATACCGTCAGTATTCAAGAAATTAATTAAGGCAAAAGGGAATTTATGAGCAATAAAGTATTCACACGTGTCATCTATGGCCTCTTAGTTGTAGTTGGACTCTCATTCATTGCCCTTGGTATTCTCAATACTTCTTGGGGACACTCAGTACTCATGGGCCACTATGTTGACTCTACAGAAGATATTTCTAAGTCTAAGTTGAAATCTAACAAGAAGATACCAACTAGTTTTGATGCTTCAAAAAGTAAAAGCAGTATCTACCAGTGATCTCTTAGCTTCTTATCGCGGGGATAAAAACGTTATCGGATTTATGTCAATTCCAAGTAGAAAAATAAAGAATCAGATTTATAACGGTTATGGTGATAACGGTCAAAACATGCTTTACGAGGTCTCAACAATGAAACCTGAACAAGTAATGGGCGCAGGTAATTATGCTTCGGCGGTACATTACATGGATGGGAACACAGTTTTTCATAATTTACACAACGTAAACTTTGGTGACATGGTCTACTTAACTGATCTGAACCTTATCTATAAATATAGGGTCACTAAGAAGATCGGTAAGAAGTCACCATATAATACTGATGTGATCAAGGATTGACCGGGAGAACAGACAGTGACGATGATCACATGTGCTGACTATGACAATGGTATCCAGCACGGGTCTATGCGAACGAAGGTCCAAGCTGAATTAGTTTCCACTTCTACCAGTTCTATCCAACAGCTCAAAAAACATCATTTATATAAATACTAATCTAAAAATTCAGAAATAAACATACTAAATTTAATAGGAAACCATAATCCCGTCGGATTAAGATTTCCTATTATGGTTAGTTTGTTTAATTAGGTGTTCGGATTAATTTTACAATTTATAATAATATATAAAGCGAATAAACGTATTTAGTTTTCATCACATATAATAAACTGAATATGTATATATTTTTTTGATGATGCATAAAACAATAAAGATTAACTAGTTTTTGAAAAATAATATGTGCAATGGGCAAGCAGGAGGATGATAAATATGAATGACCAAAATATACAAAATTCAGTGCTAAATGTGATTGTGGCCATACTCAAGCCGATATTAAGTCCATCAGGATTACCGAGCAATTGATTAACGAATGTTGTTTATTGATTCCGGAAAGCTAAAAATTTGGTTGTATTATTAATTCTCTTTGCTGAAAAATCTTTGGTTTTTTATTGATTGTTTTAATTGTAATTTAAGGCGAAAAGGGTAACAAATTAAATCAAAATGATAATATGATTTTTGTAAAACGGTATTTATAGAAAATCGTTTACATTTACGAATTAACCAAAATAGACGACATTTCAAACATGTGTCGTCTATTTTAATAAAAATGAAAGGATATTCTATTGTAAAATTCAATATGTCTGTTTTTTGATAAGCACTAGATTAGTGATTAGCAACAGAGTTTGAAATGAAATTCCACTCATTATCTATTTTCTGATTTTCTGTGGTGGACGTGTTCTTTGCATCAAAATCATATGCGATTTTTGCAGCATTAAAATGTTCATTACTGTAATCAGTAGGAAGCTCATTTTTATCGTAATTTAACGTTCCCCAATACAATAAGTTTGATGCCTGTTGAAAGTCTCCGGTTAACTTATTATTACTAGATGAAGCCTTAACTGACGACGCTGATGATACGGACAAAAACAGTAAAATTGAAAGTGTTCCCAATAAAAAGGAGACTCTTATTCTTTTCATATTTTTTCTCCCTGTTCAAATAGTCTATGTAGATTGTCTTTTTTGATAAATAATAGCTTCGAAATTGTTGTTGTGCGAATTATTTGTCAAATTAAATATTAATTAAATAGTGATGGTTGAAGACAATATGCCTCTGAACCACCTACGGTAAGACATGAATAATAAATAGTTGCTGCATTATCTAAAGAATTTACATACATGGATAAATCTCCCCCCCTTGTTTATTTATAAAATTATGATAACCCTTTTTCCGATTCGTGTCATTTAGTAGCAGTTTTTAGTCCAATCAGCAGACAAAATCGAACACATGTTTTACAATGTTACATGCATGTGAAAGGTGGTGGGTCGAATTGGCTACTAAAATTGGTATTCGGACTTTAGTTGAATTTGTTTTGCGTAGTGGCGACTTGGTGGAGTCCAAGGGTGGTCAAAATACGGCCTTAATGGGTGCTAAGATCCATCGCCGGATTCAGGGAACACGTTCAGAGAACTACGAAAGCGAAGTTTATCTGAAAAAAACTGTCACGATGAATGGTCAAGATTACGACGTGTCAGGTCGTGCTGACGGGATTTTGATTGAAGATGGTCAAGCGATGATCGAGGAGATCAAAACGTCTGATCAAAAGTTCGCCGACATCAGCGACAACACGATGGAACTGTACTGGGGTCAGGTCAAAGTATACGGCCACATCTTGCTCGAGGACCATCCGGAGTTTGACGATGTCACTCTAGAACTAACTTACATTCAAGTCGACGAAGAAAAGACTACCCAAGTTGAAAAAACTTTTTCGCGTGAAGAACTAGCTAAATTTTTTGAAAAATTAATTACTGAGTATGAATTTTGGCTGAAATTACGTGCTGATATGCGCAAGACTCGCAATGAGTCGATCGTACCGATGCCATTTCCATTTCCAGAATTTCGAACCGGGCAGCATGAGCTTGCGGCTGCAGTGTACAAGACGATTTGTCTGAAAAAACGTTTGTTTGTTGAAGCGCCAACGGGAACCGGTAAGACTATCTCGACTCTGTTTCCTGCCGTCAAGGCAATGGGTGAGGACCGAATCGAGCGATTGTTTTACTTAACGGCCAAGCAAAGCACGCGCCACGTGGCTGAAGAAGCTATCGAATTGATGAGCGAAAAAGGTTTGAAGTTAAAGAGCATCACTTTGACTGCCAAGGAGCAGATCAGATTTCCGGAAGAAAAAGATCTGTTGCCGGAAAAAAATCCTTACATGATTGGCTACTATGACCGATTGAAGCCAGCTTTGAAGGACATCTTAGTTCATGAAAACAGCATCACCCGACCGGTGATTGAGCGATACGCTAAAAAACATACGTTGGATCCATTTGAATTCTCGTTGGATACTTCGCTTTTTTGCGATGTCATTATTTGTGACTACAATTATTTGTTCGATCCGTTGGTCTACTTGCAACGATTTTTCACTGAAAAAGACGACGACAATTTCTTCTTGATTGATGAGGTCCACAACTTGGTCAGCCGTTCGCGGGACATGTATTCTGCCGAGGTAACTAACGTTGGGATAGATGAGTTGCTGAAGCAGGCTGCTGCTCAGAAGAAAGGGACTAAACGTCTGCAAACGCAGCTGAAAAAAGTCGATAAAGCCTTTAGCGACATTAAGGTCACGCTTGAGATTTTGCATAAGACGGACTTAGTGACAGCTGACGTACCGAAAGATTTGATCAAGATCCTCAATAAGTTTAATGAGTTCATTACTGACTGGTTAAAAGACCGAGAGCAGACTGATTTTGTCAAAGCTGTTCGCGATTACTTTTTTGCGTGTCTGCAATTCGTTAAGATCAATGGATTTTATGACGATACTTATCAAACACGGATCGTTGTCGACGGCGACAAGGTTTCAATCAAACAGATCTGTTTAGATCCGAGTTATTTCTTGGATCAGTCAATGAAATTAGGTTCCGGTGCCGTGCTGTTTTCAGCCACGTTGTCGCCAATGGACTATTATCAAAACGTGTTGGGTGGTATCGACAATAGTTTGGCGTATCAGTTGCCATCGCCATTTCCAACCAACAATCAAGAAATTTTGGTCACGCAATTTATTCAAACGACTTATTATCAACGCGAAAGCAATGAACCTTATATCGTGGCAAGTTTATACGACTTGATCAAGGCTAAACAGGGCAATTATCTATTCTTTTTCCCATCATATGGTTATTTGAGACAGATCAGGACTACTTTTGAAAAAGAGCATCCAGAGGTCGAAACGATTGCCCAAGAATCTGCCATGGATGCGCAAGCTCGACAGGACTTCTTAGATAAGTTTCAAAAAGATCCCGACCAAACGTTAGTTGGATTTGCTGTATTAGGTGGAATCTTTTCTGAAGGTATCGACCTGCGTGGAGACCGTCTGATCGGCGTAGCGGTTGTTAGTGTCGGGTTGCCTGGATTGAGTGCCGAGAATAACTTATTGAAAGAATATTATGACAATGAAAACGGACAAGGATTTGCTTATGCCTACCAGTTGCCAGGGATGAACAATGTTTTGCAGGCTGCCGGTAGATTAATTAGAAGCGCCCAGGATGTGGGCATAATCTTGTTGCTCGACCAGCGTTTTGCCAGCCAACGTTACGTTCAACTTTTTCCACAGCACTGGCACGGGTTCAAACGGATCTCATCCTTGAAGAGATTGAACGAAGAGATCAACAACTTTTGGAAAAATCGAGGTGAGTCGCATGAAGACTAAATTGACGAAAAATTTGGAGAGTACGCTGTATCAATATTGTTACGAACAACAAGCATATGTGGTCGAAGAGGTGTCGATGCCTGATAAAAAAGGAATCGTCGATACTTTGAGCTATCAGCAATTGCCGGATGGTTCGATCGAGTGGCGTTGCTACGAATTAAAGGTCACTAAATCTGATTTTCATTCTAAGGCTAAGCTGTCGTTTATCGGCAATTACAACTATTTCGTGCTCCCGCAAAAATTATATGAAGAGGTTGCCGATGAAATCCCCAGTCATATTGGCGTTTTGATCTATCGTGAATTCGATAAAAAAGCGATGGATCTAGCACCGCAGACTTTGCGTGCTCCTGGATTTTTAACG from Companilactobacillus sp. includes these protein-coding regions:
- a CDS encoding class A sortase: MLQKVKAVSTSDLLASYRGDKNVIGFMSIPSRKIKNQIYNGYGDNGQNMLYEVSTMKPEQVMGAGNYASAVHYMDGNTVFHNLHNVNFGDMVYLTDLNLIYKYRVTKKIGKKSPYNTDVIKD
- a CDS encoding ATP-dependent DNA helicase, which encodes MATKIGIRTLVEFVLRSGDLVESKGGQNTALMGAKIHRRIQGTRSENYESEVYLKKTVTMNGQDYDVSGRADGILIEDGQAMIEEIKTSDQKFADISDNTMELYWGQVKVYGHILLEDHPEFDDVTLELTYIQVDEEKTTQVEKTFSREELAKFFEKLITEYEFWLKLRADMRKTRNESIVPMPFPFPEFRTGQHELAAAVYKTICLKKRLFVEAPTGTGKTISTLFPAVKAMGEDRIERLFYLTAKQSTRHVAEEAIELMSEKGLKLKSITLTAKEQIRFPEEKDLLPEKNPYMIGYYDRLKPALKDILVHENSITRPVIERYAKKHTLDPFEFSLDTSLFCDVIICDYNYLFDPLVYLQRFFTEKDDDNFFLIDEVHNLVSRSRDMYSAEVTNVGIDELLKQAAAQKKGTKRLQTQLKKVDKAFSDIKVTLEILHKTDLVTADVPKDLIKILNKFNEFITDWLKDREQTDFVKAVRDYFFACLQFVKINGFYDDTYQTRIVVDGDKVSIKQICLDPSYFLDQSMKLGSGAVLFSATLSPMDYYQNVLGGIDNSLAYQLPSPFPTNNQEILVTQFIQTTYYQRESNEPYIVASLYDLIKAKQGNYLFFFPSYGYLRQIRTTFEKEHPEVETIAQESAMDAQARQDFLDKFQKDPDQTLVGFAVLGGIFSEGIDLRGDRLIGVAVVSVGLPGLSAENNLLKEYYDNENGQGFAYAYQLPGMNNVLQAAGRLIRSAQDVGIILLLDQRFASQRYVQLFPQHWHGFKRISSLKRLNEEINNFWKNRGESHED